A stretch of Candidatus Lokiarchaeota archaeon DNA encodes these proteins:
- a CDS encoding GTP-binding protein has product MKIVVTGSHSAGKSEIIHSLTNGACINIERKGTTIAMDHGVAELPELNVFLFGTPGLLRFRTMRKILSSGADGIIFVVDSVDPEADARAKLFFREIAFFLPGVPCVVAANKQDLEEARRVDELRESMKFLAGLPVIPCSAKTGKNVENTLRTLLYLAMMQWSEVFAKFAEYSGADDGLQGLMSDLNISREQAVGHLRRFELRKLLEVDVGDRRFFVKDAVMPLLENPVLVMA; this is encoded by the coding sequence ATGAAAATTGTCGTCACTGGAAGCCATTCCGCGGGGAAGAGCGAGATTATTCACAGTCTGACCAATGGTGCTTGCATCAACATTGAGCGTAAAGGTACCACGATAGCCATGGATCATGGAGTAGCCGAGCTTCCTGAATTAAACGTCTTCCTCTTTGGAACACCTGGTCTGCTACGGTTTCGGACAATGAGGAAGATTCTGAGTTCCGGAGCAGACGGAATAATATTTGTGGTGGACAGCGTTGACCCAGAGGCTGATGCTCGAGCGAAGCTTTTCTTCAGAGAGATTGCTTTCTTTCTTCCTGGTGTTCCCTGTGTTGTAGCTGCGAATAAGCAGGACCTAGAAGAAGCTAGAAGAGTGGATGAGCTTCGAGAAAGCATGAAATTCTTGGCTGGACTTCCTGTTATTCCTTGTTCTGCCAAGACAGGTAAGAATGTCGAAAACACTCTGAGGACTTTGCTTTATTTGGCTATGATGCAATGGAGTGAGGTTTTCGCAAAATTCGCGGAGTATAGCGGTGCTGATGACGGACTACAAGGTCTCATGTCTGATTTGAATATTTCTCGTGAGCAAGCAGTTGGTCACCTTCGCAGATTCGAGCTCAGGAAGTTGCTAGAAGTAGATGTTGGTGACAGGCGGTTCTTTGTGAAGGATGCTGTTATGCCGTTGTTAGAGAACCCTGTACTTGTAATGGCTTAG
- a CDS encoding tetratricopeptide repeat protein, whose translation MVSLMSEEEMDFDPVQLMERARAAKDAGEEEMAARAFNTAGNYYMSIGEFDEALKSFGEALELFKSLGDTEGRGDALYNLGVAQMNNEELEEAEQTLQSAIDMFEQASDDSGTADAMYALALTKLGLDEFDEAISLFRRAKRIYKDLDNMQGMASIRMDIGNAQAEQEEWDKAEREFKKALKIYEDIDDKAGIGDALSLLGDISELQNDQKKAAEYFAEAAENYFDAELFEITREVIERAESKYWDIPKATRRRLRKITDAIYDQLPEEEEDDDEDYDDDDFGDIPGI comes from the coding sequence ATGGTGAGCCTCATGAGCGAAGAAGAAATGGACTTCGACCCGGTACAACTGATGGAACGGGCGAGAGCGGCTAAAGATGCCGGAGAAGAAGAAATGGCTGCTCGTGCTTTCAATACTGCCGGTAACTACTACATGAGTATTGGCGAATTTGATGAGGCTCTCAAAAGCTTCGGAGAGGCTCTCGAACTATTCAAGAGTTTAGGAGATACAGAAGGTCGAGGCGATGCCTTGTACAATCTTGGCGTAGCTCAGATGAACAATGAAGAACTGGAAGAAGCCGAGCAGACCCTCCAGTCTGCGATTGATATGTTCGAACAGGCTTCAGATGACAGCGGAACTGCAGATGCAATGTATGCACTTGCACTCACGAAGCTCGGGCTTGATGAGTTTGATGAAGCTATTAGCCTATTTAGACGAGCCAAGCGAATATACAAAGACTTGGACAATATGCAGGGTATGGCAAGCATACGCATGGATATTGGCAACGCTCAGGCAGAACAAGAGGAATGGGACAAAGCCGAGCGAGAGTTCAAGAAAGCTCTGAAGATTTACGAGGACATCGATGACAAAGCTGGCATTGGTGATGCCCTGTCGTTGTTAGGCGATATTTCCGAGCTGCAAAATGATCAGAAGAAGGCAGCCGAGTACTTCGCAGAAGCTGCAGAGAACTACTTCGACGCAGAGTTATTCGAGATTACTCGAGAAGTCATCGAGCGGGCCGAGAGCAAGTATTGGGATATTCCAAAAGCCACTCGTCGTCGACTTAGAAAGATAACTGATGCAATCTATGATCAGCTTCCTGAGGAAGAGGAAGATGACGATGAGGATTACGATGATGACGATTTTGGTGATATTCCCGGCATCTAA
- the coaBC gene encoding bifunctional phosphopantothenoylcysteine decarboxylase/phosphopantothenate--cysteine ligase CoaBC, with amino-acid sequence MCRSVYQYVIHGSTRLLTMKHTSKMITGSYSNALAGKKIALCVTGSVAAVTTTSLARLLMRHGADVYCVMTDASREIVHPYLLEWATGNEVVAHLTGQIEHVTLAGKHPDKVDLVIISPSTANTIGKVANGIDDTPVTTTVSSAIGASIPTLIIPAMHQSMYDHPAVVENIGTLRKMGIRVLSPRIEEGKAKIPTTRTILEHAIQLATPNDIGDRKFVITAGPTRAWIDSVRFLTNPSTGKMGIALAEEVCSRGAEVDLIIGPTDEPTPSLANVVSVETPEEMLDEVMESLSSEDTDVFISAAAVLDYQPKHKTEGKLKSEKKQREVKLVATPKIIEEVRKAHSNLFIVGFKVEVGLEEEKLEESAREKIKAGTCNLMVANDAAKKGVAFGTDTNQVMLVGENGFTQKTPKKSKRDIARIIIDEVIKRLE; translated from the coding sequence ATGTGTCGCTCAGTTTATCAGTATGTAATTCATGGAAGTACACGGTTGCTGACCATGAAACACACTTCCAAAATGATTACAGGTAGCTATAGCAATGCCCTTGCAGGTAAGAAAATAGCTCTCTGTGTAACAGGTAGTGTTGCAGCAGTTACGACTACTTCTCTAGCTCGACTACTAATGCGTCATGGAGCAGACGTCTACTGTGTCATGACCGATGCATCCAGAGAAATTGTTCACCCATATTTGCTGGAGTGGGCTACCGGCAACGAGGTAGTTGCCCATCTGACAGGACAAATAGAACATGTCACGCTAGCAGGCAAGCACCCAGATAAGGTAGACTTGGTAATCATCTCTCCGTCTACTGCAAACACCATCGGCAAGGTAGCCAACGGTATTGACGATACACCAGTAACCACAACTGTTTCTTCTGCAATTGGAGCAAGCATACCGACATTAATAATTCCCGCAATGCATCAGTCGATGTATGATCATCCAGCTGTAGTAGAGAACATAGGAACACTGAGGAAAATGGGAATTAGGGTGTTATCGCCAAGAATCGAAGAGGGCAAGGCAAAAATCCCCACCACTAGAACGATACTAGAGCATGCAATTCAACTGGCCACTCCAAATGATATTGGCGACCGCAAGTTTGTCATAACTGCCGGTCCCACAAGAGCTTGGATTGATAGTGTCCGTTTTCTCACAAATCCCTCAACAGGGAAAATGGGAATTGCTTTGGCAGAAGAAGTGTGCTCACGAGGAGCAGAAGTTGATTTGATTATCGGACCCACGGATGAACCAACGCCGTCGCTTGCTAACGTAGTATCAGTTGAGACACCCGAGGAAATGCTGGACGAAGTTATGGAATCGCTTTCATCTGAAGACACGGATGTGTTCATCTCTGCTGCTGCTGTTTTAGATTATCAACCTAAACATAAGACGGAGGGGAAACTAAAATCCGAAAAGAAGCAACGGGAAGTCAAACTTGTTGCTACTCCAAAGATAATTGAGGAGGTCCGGAAGGCACATAGCAATCTATTCATTGTGGGATTCAAGGTTGAGGTTGGTCTTGAGGAGGAAAAACTAGAAGAAAGCGCCCGGGAGAAGATTAAGGCTGGCACCTGCAATCTCATGGTTGCAAATGATGCCGCTAAGAAAGGTGTTGCCTTTGGAACAGACACGAATCAAGTCATGCTGGTTGGAGAAAACGGTTTTACTCAGAAAACCCCCAAGAAGAGCAAAAGAGACATCGCTCGAATCATCATTGATGAAGTAATCAAAAGGCTTGAGTAG
- a CDS encoding phosphopantothenate/pantothenate synthetase gives MNTDKVVPDDHPRKESLDIRERIIEGHDDNIVATAGLLAHGRGEAFDYLIGERTTPSARQAAKAAVAALHLAEKPVISVNGNVCALVPVELVELSEITGAPLEINLFYYRREREEAMLKMLKKAGAQQVLGTHDRPSEKIPELSSNRRKVDSEGIAVADTVLVPLEDGDRTEALRRLGKRVITIDLNPMSRTAINSNITVVDNIIRAMPVMVDLARDLKSYTSEKLTKALDSFDNKKNLRIAIQDIMNHLREMADAGIMKDVTAEKEAST, from the coding sequence ATGAACACAGACAAGGTAGTGCCAGATGACCATCCCAGGAAAGAATCGCTTGATATCAGAGAACGGATTATTGAAGGTCATGATGATAACATTGTGGCAACTGCCGGACTGTTAGCGCATGGTCGTGGAGAGGCTTTCGACTATCTAATTGGCGAAAGAACCACTCCTTCAGCTAGACAAGCGGCAAAAGCTGCGGTTGCAGCTCTTCACCTAGCGGAGAAGCCTGTCATAAGTGTGAATGGAAATGTGTGTGCGCTGGTACCTGTGGAGCTTGTTGAACTCTCCGAAATCACAGGCGCGCCTCTTGAAATCAACCTGTTTTACTACCGGAGAGAACGAGAAGAAGCTATGTTGAAGATGTTGAAAAAGGCAGGTGCACAGCAAGTACTGGGAACACATGACCGCCCCTCTGAGAAGATTCCTGAATTAAGTAGCAATCGCCGAAAAGTTGATTCTGAGGGCATTGCTGTTGCGGATACCGTCCTTGTTCCACTTGAGGATGGTGACCGGACCGAAGCGCTTAGAAGGCTTGGAAAGCGCGTTATTACGATAGACCTGAATCCCATGAGTAGGACTGCCATTAACTCCAACATCACTGTTGTTGATAATATCATCCGGGCGATGCCTGTCATGGTTGATTTGGCTAGAGATCTCAAGTCCTATACAAGTGAAAAGCTTACAAAAGCCCTTGATAGCTTTGATAACAAGAAGAACTTGAGAATCGCGATTCAAGACATAATGAATCATCTTAGGGAAATGGCGGACGCCGGGATTATGAAAGACGTTACTGCTGAAAAGGAGGCCTCGACATGA
- a CDS encoding 2-dehydropantoate 2-reductase: MKKTVDVVIMGSGALGSLYGGLIQLTNRASVTLVARPRHVNAIKERGLQIRGVLGEYSIDIEAVPDPKEIQHADLVFITTKSYDTRKAARELKHLVSEDTYFVCLQNGIGTEELVSRELNTKNVLRATSCMGAMTTGNGEVKVTGTGITEVGTHYEENSEVVDYVVNLLQDASFEASGSEDIEAVVWTKTIVNCGINPVGALTGLTNGEVYKDRDLRALVVNLVEEAAEVAEALDINLNTDDPVRYTLGTAKATSENINSMLQDIVKGKRTEIDFITGEIVRKAEKLGLEAPFSKSMLALVRALERKRQANGDGKESLPMLHSEQLVDLASRN, from the coding sequence ATGAAGAAGACCGTCGATGTTGTAATTATGGGATCGGGAGCGCTTGGCTCTCTCTATGGCGGTCTTATCCAGCTTACAAACCGAGCCTCAGTTACCCTTGTTGCTCGCCCTAGGCATGTTAATGCAATCAAAGAGCGCGGTCTTCAAATACGGGGCGTGCTTGGGGAGTATTCCATTGACATAGAGGCAGTACCCGACCCAAAGGAGATTCAACATGCAGACTTGGTTTTCATAACCACGAAGTCGTACGATACTAGGAAAGCAGCCCGAGAATTGAAACACCTTGTTAGTGAAGATACATACTTTGTCTGTCTCCAGAACGGAATTGGAACTGAAGAACTGGTTTCGCGGGAATTGAACACTAAGAACGTGTTACGCGCTACTTCTTGTATGGGCGCCATGACTACTGGAAATGGTGAAGTAAAGGTTACGGGCACTGGCATTACCGAAGTTGGTACGCACTACGAAGAAAACTCTGAAGTGGTGGATTACGTAGTCAATCTGCTTCAGGATGCCTCTTTCGAAGCTTCTGGTTCTGAAGATATAGAGGCTGTTGTCTGGACGAAGACAATCGTCAATTGCGGAATCAATCCTGTTGGTGCGCTAACTGGACTAACTAATGGCGAAGTGTACAAGGACAGAGACCTCCGGGCACTGGTAGTCAATTTGGTTGAAGAAGCGGCCGAAGTAGCAGAGGCGCTCGATATCAATCTCAATACTGATGATCCTGTAAGGTATACCCTTGGTACAGCTAAAGCGACTTCCGAAAACATCAACTCGATGCTACAGGACATAGTGAAGGGGAAACGTACCGAAATCGACTTCATCACTGGTGAAATCGTTCGAAAAGCAGAGAAATTGGGGCTTGAAGCCCCCTTCAGCAAGAGCATGCTAGCCTTAGTTCGGGCGCTAGAAAGAAAGCGGCAAGCAAATGGGGATGGCAAGGAGAGTCTCCCGATGCTTCATTCCGAACAGCTCGTGGATCTTGCTTCACGAAACTAG
- a CDS encoding MBL fold metallo-hydrolase has product MFEEITNSIKFRRSSSFDSNIIWIGGNERQALVDTGTGMYHEGLVKDLEKIGSSQQDITDIILTHSHIDHIGGVVPFLSENSPQIHLHRSEGNRINSGNMELTLSDTFGVTLPQFKVDGLFDDKDIIDLGNISLKVHHTPGHSSGCVCLEVLGESIMITGDTMFAGGSFGRVDFPTGDPKKLVKSLKKLSEMKFEVALPGHMQAVTHNANNAAEQSYRMAKRTFGF; this is encoded by the coding sequence ATGTTTGAAGAAATAACAAATAGCATCAAATTTCGGAGAAGCAGCTCGTTTGATAGCAATATTATCTGGATAGGTGGGAACGAACGACAAGCCTTGGTTGATACTGGTACTGGGATGTATCATGAGGGTCTGGTGAAAGACCTTGAAAAAATTGGTTCATCCCAGCAGGATATCACGGATATTATTCTCACCCACAGTCATATTGATCATATTGGAGGTGTTGTTCCGTTTCTTTCGGAAAATAGTCCCCAAATCCACTTGCATCGCTCCGAAGGAAACCGAATCAACTCCGGAAACATGGAATTAACACTAAGTGATACCTTTGGCGTGACCCTTCCGCAGTTCAAGGTAGACGGACTATTCGATGACAAAGACATAATTGATCTCGGCAATATCAGTCTCAAGGTACATCATACGCCAGGGCATTCCTCCGGATGCGTTTGCCTGGAAGTCCTAGGTGAAAGCATCATGATTACTGGAGATACAATGTTCGCCGGAGGTAGTTTTGGTCGAGTTGACTTTCCTACTGGAGACCCTAAGAAGCTAGTGAAGTCACTTAAGAAACTCAGTGAAATGAAATTCGAAGTTGCCTTGCCAGGTCATATGCAAGCTGTTACTCATAATGCCAACAATGCAGCTGAACAATCATACCGTATGGCTAAACGCACATTTGGATTCTAG
- a CDS encoding aminotransferase class V-fold PLP-dependent enzyme, with translation MMPDAIDPDFVSKEFPTLKNMTYLNNASTGIPPARMAAAVRDYLEDRAAVCRDFEDTLALFKDIRNKLAEMLGGDRNNYGLVPSTSAGLNAIAHSIDYPDQSNVVVCDLEFPANYIPWQNVEHAHGAELRVVESVEGAIPPERLAEAVDENTKVLAVSLIQFGTGYKSDLKALAKLVHDVGGYLVVDVIQAAGCVDFNLAESGVDFAAGQSAKWLIGPIGAGYVYASESAVDDVHPITTGWWGVKDLVDFSYHSRKLLPDARRFQGGSSAMMAYVGFRESLDVLLEIEAETREEAAMNCADYLRKRLTEEGIDYYDFRKENKSAIVSCTPEEPEVLNEKLNKHRIYCSVRNGRLRVSPHFYNNEKDIDTLMEYVVRNHV, from the coding sequence ATGATGCCAGATGCAATTGATCCAGACTTCGTCAGTAAAGAATTCCCTACACTCAAGAATATGACGTATCTTAACAACGCCTCCACAGGCATCCCTCCAGCCAGAATGGCCGCTGCAGTTCGTGACTATTTGGAGGATAGGGCAGCGGTGTGTAGGGATTTTGAGGACACATTGGCACTATTCAAGGATATCCGGAACAAACTTGCAGAAATGCTTGGAGGGGACCGAAACAACTACGGGCTCGTCCCAAGTACCAGCGCAGGATTGAACGCCATAGCACACAGTATTGACTATCCAGACCAATCAAATGTGGTCGTATGTGACTTGGAGTTCCCCGCCAATTACATCCCATGGCAAAATGTAGAACATGCACATGGTGCAGAACTGCGCGTAGTTGAATCTGTTGAAGGAGCAATTCCGCCAGAGCGTTTAGCAGAAGCAGTAGACGAAAACACGAAAGTCCTAGCGGTTAGCCTCATTCAGTTTGGCACAGGTTACAAGTCAGATTTGAAGGCACTTGCAAAACTCGTTCATGATGTTGGGGGATATCTAGTAGTCGATGTAATCCAAGCAGCAGGTTGTGTTGATTTTAATCTTGCAGAGTCAGGTGTTGATTTTGCCGCGGGACAGAGTGCTAAATGGCTCATAGGACCAATCGGAGCTGGATATGTCTATGCTTCTGAGTCCGCAGTGGATGATGTACATCCTATCACAACGGGGTGGTGGGGAGTCAAAGATTTGGTAGATTTCAGTTATCATAGCCGAAAACTCCTGCCCGACGCACGTCGGTTTCAAGGTGGCTCTTCTGCAATGATGGCATATGTGGGATTCCGAGAGTCTCTTGATGTCTTGTTGGAAATTGAAGCAGAGACTCGAGAAGAAGCTGCAATGAATTGTGCAGACTATCTTAGGAAAAGGCTCACCGAGGAGGGAATCGATTATTACGATTTCAGGAAAGAAAACAAATCAGCAATTGTGTCATGCACACCGGAAGAACCAGAAGTCCTGAATGAGAAACTGAATAAGCACCGGATATACTGTTCGGTCAGAAATGGTCGGCTCAGAGTCTCGCCTCATTTCTATAATAACGAAAAAGACATCGATACGCTAATGGAGTATGTTGTGAGAAACCATGTTTGA
- a CDS encoding creatininase family protein, which yields MTHKSVYECPNRIAMPLWSDLTYKEFMNASKKTEVAVVITGAVETHGNHLPLGTDCILPSHLGQRIAEKTNALVLPCMPFGDSWSFLPFKGTISIQPENLARFYADVMSSVFNTGFRFIIALNGHGGNYSSLQQAAKKATEEGERSVIIVNWWRDLGEDARKEVLETEMGHAGEDETSEVMAVSPELVDMEPAVSARVKSRFRIVSAIHRDELLPNGMYGEPEKATPEKGKRILEAAEQELIELIGKLEQGKLPVERT from the coding sequence ATGACTCATAAATCCGTTTACGAGTGCCCAAATCGAATAGCAATGCCGCTATGGAGTGATCTCACATACAAAGAATTCATGAACGCAAGCAAGAAGACCGAAGTTGCTGTTGTCATTACTGGAGCTGTTGAAACACATGGAAATCATCTTCCATTGGGAACCGACTGTATCCTACCGTCACATCTTGGACAAAGGATTGCAGAGAAAACCAATGCACTCGTTCTTCCATGTATGCCATTTGGTGATAGCTGGTCCTTCTTGCCGTTCAAAGGAACAATTTCAATCCAACCAGAGAATCTGGCAAGATTCTATGCCGATGTAATGTCATCAGTATTCAACACAGGATTCAGATTCATTATTGCCCTAAACGGACATGGCGGCAACTATTCGTCACTTCAACAGGCAGCCAAAAAGGCCACAGAGGAGGGAGAACGCTCCGTCATCATTGTCAATTGGTGGCGGGACCTGGGCGAAGATGCACGCAAAGAAGTACTTGAGACAGAAATGGGGCATGCGGGAGAAGATGAAACATCTGAAGTTATGGCAGTTTCTCCAGAGCTGGTAGATATGGAGCCAGCGGTTTCTGCACGGGTGAAATCAAGATTCAGAATTGTGTCAGCCATCCATAGAGATGAGCTTCTTCCCAACGGCATGTATGGTGAGCCCGAGAAGGCAACGCCTGAAAAAGGTAAGAGAATACTTGAAGCGGCTGAACAAGAGCTCATCGAGCTAATAGGAAAACTTGAACAAGGCAAGCTTCCCGTTGAAAGAACCTGA
- a CDS encoding methyltransferase domain-containing protein: protein MKQEELGWDQFWAEIFRVKHRNCIQGIEKYDEMLAEFCFEVLDLDEEDRVLDIACGAGDHAIEFAKMNLDVSAFDLSETLISVAEERAEEEGVEVDFHVGDMREMDFELEFDAAVLLSHSFGFFDHAENKRVLKGSFDALVEDGRLLLDLLNPYNLPDFQQTWTELEGGFLLSRAHVLDAASSVLRGRPATFIDIEGNRLVSMNQDALANNDVRIYTALEIEGMLKDIGFKKVELYGSNKLPKMPYSANSERMVVVACK, encoded by the coding sequence ATGAAACAAGAAGAACTTGGCTGGGATCAATTCTGGGCTGAGATATTCCGTGTAAAGCATAGAAACTGCATTCAAGGTATTGAGAAATACGATGAGATGTTAGCTGAGTTCTGCTTTGAAGTACTGGATTTGGATGAAGAAGACCGAGTCTTGGATATAGCCTGTGGTGCTGGAGATCACGCTATCGAGTTCGCAAAAATGAATTTGGATGTGTCAGCTTTCGACCTTTCTGAGACTCTGATATCTGTAGCTGAGGAGAGAGCGGAGGAGGAAGGTGTCGAAGTTGATTTCCATGTTGGCGATATGCGTGAAATGGACTTCGAGCTTGAGTTTGATGCTGCAGTTCTATTGAGTCATAGTTTCGGTTTTTTCGACCATGCTGAGAATAAACGTGTGCTAAAAGGATCATTCGATGCTCTAGTTGAAGATGGGCGACTACTTCTTGACTTGTTGAATCCCTACAACTTACCAGATTTTCAACAAACATGGACAGAACTGGAAGGCGGATTCCTCCTTAGCCGTGCACATGTTCTTGATGCGGCTTCGAGCGTCTTGAGGGGACGTCCGGCAACTTTTATCGATATTGAAGGGAATCGTCTAGTATCAATGAATCAGGATGCTTTGGCTAACAACGATGTCCGGATATACACGGCACTGGAAATAGAAGGTATGCTGAAAGACATCGGATTCAAGAAGGTGGAACTTTACGGATCCAATAAACTGCCCAAGATGCCTTATAGCGCAAATTCGGAGCGCATGGTAGTTGTTGCCTGTAAATAA
- a CDS encoding elongation factor EF-2, whose amino-acid sequence MTTRATGDTAGGLPTEFSRKDKLRQLGKCYQNLRVIILVKIKEPDAIRRLIKSEDYKHKRIISISAHIDHGKTTTTDYLMRRAGLMSDAAAGEALMTDSDEEEQERGITIFTSVVLLNFEVEGEEYLVQLSDTPGHLSFTGEVSRALRASDGVVILVDALEGVMTQTETNIRLAVGGEGCKPVLYVNKVDRLINELKLPPKKVYERIDIIVAKVNELIKKYAPPEFDWRVAFEDGSVAIGSAKTGWAFTMETLQRQGVKPDIVFEKYQEGDDRWLRENLPLDDALLEMMVKHLPNPKEAQKFKIPRIWKGDPESPEGKALLECDRDGPLLGMITKIYVDPKSKRPTLIGRVFSGTLTAGQEIKLINMKKRARVKRLGVQEITDILPMEEIPAGNLFSIFGFICPSGESFVDAGSDMKGFEAIEYVSEPVVSRSIRPKDPQDIAKLGDVVKKWIMADPTARFFHDKESGEYRLDGIDPLQIEILTRRINEQVPIIVSEPIIVYREKMTERGDEFFTKSPNGHNRLEMHLEPLNDETVEMIRKKKITADMDEKERARMLRDEADWDPKVARNIIDIYENCMLVDDMKGVQRFDRIEPYVKGAFREFVDSGPLAHEPVMGAKVVLTDATVHTDPAHTGYNEIATMTRAGLNMGFLTGRPGLYEPVLNVDIKTPPETQGGVIKVLTSHRGQIVTIEGEEDAVTVKGTLPTAETIGIADEFRSATAGKSFFGYEFKDFEPLPSNMQEEKILEIRERKAMPKELPNLNAWSRYIYKRTG is encoded by the coding sequence GTGACCACTCGTGCTACCGGTGACACCGCCGGCGGCCTCCCAACCGAGTTTTCTCGTAAGGATAAACTTCGGCAGTTGGGAAAATGCTATCAGAATTTACGGGTGATTATATTGGTCAAAATCAAGGAGCCAGATGCGATTAGAAGGCTCATCAAATCAGAGGACTACAAACATAAGCGGATTATTTCGATAAGTGCACACATAGATCACGGAAAAACAACGACGACGGATTATCTCATGCGTCGAGCAGGTCTTATGAGCGACGCTGCTGCCGGCGAAGCGTTGATGACCGATAGCGACGAGGAAGAGCAAGAACGTGGTATTACCATCTTTACTTCTGTCGTGCTACTCAACTTCGAGGTGGAGGGTGAGGAGTATCTTGTTCAGCTATCAGATACCCCAGGCCATCTCTCGTTCACTGGTGAAGTATCACGTGCTCTACGTGCTAGCGATGGTGTAGTCATTTTGGTTGATGCTCTAGAAGGTGTAATGACACAAACAGAGACGAACATTCGTCTTGCAGTTGGAGGCGAAGGATGTAAACCTGTTTTGTATGTTAACAAGGTTGACCGATTAATCAACGAGCTGAAACTACCTCCAAAGAAGGTCTATGAACGAATAGACATCATTGTGGCGAAGGTCAATGAACTCATCAAGAAATATGCGCCTCCAGAGTTTGACTGGCGAGTTGCTTTCGAGGATGGCAGTGTTGCCATTGGAAGTGCCAAGACTGGATGGGCATTTACCATGGAGACTCTCCAGCGCCAAGGAGTCAAACCCGATATTGTCTTTGAGAAGTATCAGGAAGGAGATGACCGCTGGCTGAGAGAGAACCTTCCGCTTGATGATGCGCTTCTTGAAATGATGGTGAAACATCTTCCGAATCCAAAGGAAGCTCAGAAATTCAAAATACCGAGAATCTGGAAAGGAGATCCAGAAAGCCCCGAGGGCAAGGCACTACTTGAATGCGATCGAGATGGTCCTCTATTGGGTATGATTACGAAAATCTACGTCGATCCTAAGAGCAAGCGACCAACCCTTATTGGACGTGTCTTCTCGGGCACTCTTACGGCTGGACAGGAAATCAAGCTAATCAACATGAAGAAGCGAGCCAGAGTTAAACGCCTGGGTGTTCAAGAGATTACAGATATCCTGCCTATGGAAGAGATACCGGCAGGGAATCTTTTCTCGATATTTGGTTTCATCTGTCCGTCAGGTGAGAGCTTCGTAGATGCGGGTTCAGATATGAAGGGCTTCGAGGCAATCGAATATGTGAGCGAACCTGTTGTGAGCCGAAGTATTAGACCGAAGGATCCTCAGGATATTGCCAAGCTCGGTGATGTTGTGAAAAAATGGATTATGGCCGACCCAACCGCGAGGTTCTTCCATGATAAGGAATCTGGTGAGTATCGGCTTGATGGAATCGATCCCCTTCAAATCGAGATTCTCACACGTCGTATCAATGAACAGGTGCCGATTATCGTCTCAGAACCAATAATTGTGTATCGTGAGAAGATGACAGAGCGTGGAGACGAGTTCTTCACAAAGTCTCCGAACGGACACAACCGCCTAGAAATGCACCTTGAGCCTTTGAATGACGAAACTGTGGAAATGATTCGTAAGAAGAAAATAACTGCGGACATGGACGAGAAAGAGCGTGCCAGAATGCTCCGTGATGAAGCTGATTGGGATCCAAAGGTTGCTAGGAACATTATTGACATCTATGAGAACTGCATGCTTGTTGACGACATGAAAGGCGTACAACGATTCGATCGAATTGAACCCTATGTGAAAGGTGCTTTCCGCGAATTTGTCGATTCTGGTCCCCTTGCTCATGAACCCGTCATGGGAGCAAAGGTCGTGCTGACTGATGCTACTGTCCACACAGACCCAGCGCACACGGGCTACAATGAGATAGCTACAATGACACGTGCTGGTCTCAACATGGGCTTCTTGACTGGTCGACCTGGTTTGTACGAACCTGTTCTTAATGTTGACATCAAGACACCTCCCGAGACACAGGGCGGTGTTATCAAGGTCCTTACCTCCCATAGAGGACAGATTGTCACAATAGAAGGCGAAGAAGACGCGGTTACAGTGAAGGGCACCTTGCCTACTGCTGAGACAATTGGCATTGCTGACGAGTTCCGCAGCGCTACCGCTGGTAAAAGCTTCTTTGGTTACGAGTTCAAAGATTTCGAGCCATTGCCAAGTAACATGCAAGAAGAGAAGATTCTGGAGATTCGTGAGCGAAAAGCCATGCCAAAGGAATTGCCCAACTTGAACGCTTGGAGCAGGTATATCTACAAGCGAACAGGCTAA